A section of the Felis catus isolate Fca126 chromosome B2, F.catus_Fca126_mat1.0, whole genome shotgun sequence genome encodes:
- the DACT2 gene encoding dapper homolog 2 isoform X2, producing MAGRRNRWEPGRSPAVHKASISKEGMNRVFVFNGVPWMQLSDFLMVTESLGGRLVKMQVPGCGRESQARLRRQDVGLKPHLEQPDVRRPCGEAADSDSRPSSGFYELSDGGSCSLSASRTSVSSDRVYSLGTLLPADPTARPRSADDTTVHGAPLPTCRSQATEEGECRPRPVSTGDLERVLPSAVVPQKASTDPTSATLLCHGMGLPAHGPDPKYRRDLVSTGGREVYPYPSPLHAVALQSPLFALPRDALHADSQPPPRKPPPGPTGPSIPTRPVLEAGPAAAYIDRLLRLRARGTPARSSVGEQGPPSPQAPGGQRADGPDGLEKLVCTPGRAGAGRLAQRGDASRDRLEQQGVSTPRPSSLPKGGPKPSSGCVRGDTVLGSPLPRCGRAQVAASSQERTVLSPTRKAGGESPALAPEGCGRPPFAVSGAALLGLKAGAPRTKAVKIRRGASDKVLRFGGQPPAGGALATPQLPPEWGAGLRRRPAPAGVAPSRSCSEPRLYPVPFLVPLLVARREARGGPALALFPSEAAAVAAGGEAQKQRRWLSSVEVSGGLGPHRPAVSRGGGQRPVCIRARPRLPPRAPRARSESEGSEHSAEGASLPPSAATETSEDDRASDHTASCFGDKESSSSDSEGGARPGARPPQLPRAPAARRPPLPPVPKVCRIKASKALKRKIRRFQPAALRVMTMV from the exons ATGGCAGGCAGGAGAAACAGGTGGGAACCAGGCCGTTCTCCCGCGGTTCACAAAGCAAGCATTTCAAAGGAAGGGATGAACcgagtatttgtttttaatggcgTTCCCTGGATGCAGTTGTCAGACTTTCTCATGGTCACAGAAAGCCTTGGCGGGAGGCTTGTCAAGATGCAGGTGCCCGGGTGTGGCCGAGAGTCTCAG GCCCGTCTAAGACGCCAGGACGTCGGCCTAAAACCCCACCTGGAGCAGCCGGACGTGCGCAGACCCTGCGGCGAGGCGGCCGACAGTGACAGCAGGCCCAGCTCAG GCTTCTACGAGCTGAGTGATGGTGGTTCCTGCTCCCTGTCGGCCTCCCGCACGTCCGTGAGCAGTGACCGCGTGTACTCCTTGGGCACTTTGCTGCCAGCTGACCCCACGGCCAGGCCCCGGTCAGCCGACGACACCACCGTGCATGGAGCCCCCCTGCCCACCTGTAGATCTCAGGCCACCGAGGAGGGGGAGTGCAGGCCCAGGCCGGTGTCTACAG GTGATCTCGAAAGAGTCCTGCCGTCTGCGGTGGTGCCCCAGAaagccagcacagaccccacatcCGCGACCCTCCTCTGCCACGGGATGGGGCTGCCAGCCCACGGGCCGGACCCCAAGTACCGGCGTGACCTGGTGTCCACGGGGGGCAGGGAGGTGTACCCGTACCCCAGCCCCCTGCACGCCGTAGCTCTGCAGAGCCCGCTCTTCGCTCTGCCCAGGGACGCCCTGCACGCCGACTCCCAGCCGCCCCCTAGGAAGCCCCCTCCCGGCCCCACAGGCCCGTCGATCCCGACAAGACCTGTCCTTGAGGCCGGCCCCGCTGCAGCCTATATAGACAGGCTACTGAGGCTGCGGGCCCGAGGGACCCCCGCGAGGAGCAGTGTGGGTGAGCAGGGGCCCCCATCCCCGCAGGCACCTGGTGGCCAGAGAGCAGACGGTCCAGACGGCCTGGAGAAGCTGGTGTGCACCCCCGGGAGAGCAGGAGCGGGCAGGCTGGCCCAGAGAGGGGACGCCAGCAGGGACCGCCTCGAGCAGCAGGGTGTGAGCACCCCGCGCCCCAGCAGCCTTCCAAAGGGGGGACCCAAGCCCTCCAGTGGCTGCGTCCGTGGGGACACCGTGCTGGGCTCCCCTCTGCCGAGGTGTGGGCGTGCCCAGGTGGCCGCCAGCAGTCAGGAGAGGACAGTCCTGTCGCCTACCAggaaggcaggaggagagagCCCCGCTCTGGCCCCCGAGGGGTGTGGCCGCCCCCCATTTGCTGTCAGCGGAGCTGCTCTCCTGGGGCTAAAAGCGGGCGCCCCCAGGACAAAGGCTGTGAAGATCAGGAGAGGGGCCAGTGACAAGGTCCTGAGGTTTGGGGGGCAACCGCCAGCAGGAGGTGCCCTCGCCACCCCCCAGCTGCCTCCCGAGTGGGGGGCCGGTCTCAGGAGGAGGCCCGCGCCGGCCGGGGTGGCGCCCAGCCGGTCCTGCTCTGAGCCCAGACTCTACCCCGTGCCCTTCCTGGTGCCCCTGCTGGTGGCCCGACGGGAGGCCCGTGGGGGCCCCGCGCTGGCCTTGTTCCCCTCAGAAGCGGCTGCTGTGGCGGCcgggggggaggcacagaaacaGCGCCGGTGGCTGTCCTCCGTGGAGGTCTCGGGCGGCCTGGGGCCCCACAGGCCGGCAGTGAGCAGAGGGGGCGGGCAGCGGCCCGTGTGCATCCGGGCCAGGCCCAGGCTGCCCCCCCGGGCCCCCCGCGCCAGGAGCGAGTCGGAGGGCTCCGAGCACTCTGCCGAGGGTGCCTCCCTGCCTCCGTCCGCTGCCACCGAGACCAGCGAGGACGACAGGGCCAGCGACCACACTGCCAGCTGCTTTGGGGACAAGGAGTCCAGCAGCAGTGACTCAGAAGGCGGGGCCAGGCCTGGGGCGCGTCCCCCACAGCTCCCGCGGGCCCCGGCCGCCCGCAGGCCGCCCCTGCCCCCCGTGCCCAAAGTGTGCCGGATCAAGGCCTCCAAGGCCCTGAAGAGAAAGATCCGGAGGTTCCAGCCGGCGGCACTGAGGGTCATGACCATGGTGTGA
- the DACT2 gene encoding dapper homolog 2 isoform X3, producing the protein MFPFGKIIKARLRRQDVGLKPHLEQPDVRRPCGEAADSDSRPSSGFYELSDGGSCSLSASRTSVSSDRVYSLGTLLPADPTARPRSADDTTVHGAPLPTCRSQATEEGECRPRPVSTGDLERVLPSAVVPQKASTDPTSATLLCHGMGLPAHGPDPKYRRDLVSTGGREVYPYPSPLHAVALQSPLFALPRDALHADSQPPPRKPPPGPTGPSIPTRPVLEAGPAAAYIDRLLRLRARGTPARSSVGEQGPPSPQAPGGQRADGPDGLEKLVCTPGRAGAGRLAQRGDASRDRLEQQGVSTPRPSSLPKGGPKPSSGCVRGDTVLGSPLPRCGRAQVAASSQERTVLSPTRKAGGESPALAPEGCGRPPFAVSGAALLGLKAGAPRTKAVKIRRGASDKVLRFGGQPPAGGALATPQLPPEWGAGLRRRPAPAGVAPSRSCSEPRLYPVPFLVPLLVARREARGGPALALFPSEAAAVAAGGEAQKQRRWLSSVEVSGGLGPHRPAVSRGGGQRPVCIRARPRLPPRAPRARSESEGSEHSAEGASLPPSAATETSEDDRASDHTASCFGDKESSSSDSEGGARPGARPPQLPRAPAARRPPLPPVPKVCRIKASKALKRKIRRFQPAALRVMTMV; encoded by the exons ATGTTTCCCTTTGGAAAAATAATCAAG GCCCGTCTAAGACGCCAGGACGTCGGCCTAAAACCCCACCTGGAGCAGCCGGACGTGCGCAGACCCTGCGGCGAGGCGGCCGACAGTGACAGCAGGCCCAGCTCAG GCTTCTACGAGCTGAGTGATGGTGGTTCCTGCTCCCTGTCGGCCTCCCGCACGTCCGTGAGCAGTGACCGCGTGTACTCCTTGGGCACTTTGCTGCCAGCTGACCCCACGGCCAGGCCCCGGTCAGCCGACGACACCACCGTGCATGGAGCCCCCCTGCCCACCTGTAGATCTCAGGCCACCGAGGAGGGGGAGTGCAGGCCCAGGCCGGTGTCTACAG GTGATCTCGAAAGAGTCCTGCCGTCTGCGGTGGTGCCCCAGAaagccagcacagaccccacatcCGCGACCCTCCTCTGCCACGGGATGGGGCTGCCAGCCCACGGGCCGGACCCCAAGTACCGGCGTGACCTGGTGTCCACGGGGGGCAGGGAGGTGTACCCGTACCCCAGCCCCCTGCACGCCGTAGCTCTGCAGAGCCCGCTCTTCGCTCTGCCCAGGGACGCCCTGCACGCCGACTCCCAGCCGCCCCCTAGGAAGCCCCCTCCCGGCCCCACAGGCCCGTCGATCCCGACAAGACCTGTCCTTGAGGCCGGCCCCGCTGCAGCCTATATAGACAGGCTACTGAGGCTGCGGGCCCGAGGGACCCCCGCGAGGAGCAGTGTGGGTGAGCAGGGGCCCCCATCCCCGCAGGCACCTGGTGGCCAGAGAGCAGACGGTCCAGACGGCCTGGAGAAGCTGGTGTGCACCCCCGGGAGAGCAGGAGCGGGCAGGCTGGCCCAGAGAGGGGACGCCAGCAGGGACCGCCTCGAGCAGCAGGGTGTGAGCACCCCGCGCCCCAGCAGCCTTCCAAAGGGGGGACCCAAGCCCTCCAGTGGCTGCGTCCGTGGGGACACCGTGCTGGGCTCCCCTCTGCCGAGGTGTGGGCGTGCCCAGGTGGCCGCCAGCAGTCAGGAGAGGACAGTCCTGTCGCCTACCAggaaggcaggaggagagagCCCCGCTCTGGCCCCCGAGGGGTGTGGCCGCCCCCCATTTGCTGTCAGCGGAGCTGCTCTCCTGGGGCTAAAAGCGGGCGCCCCCAGGACAAAGGCTGTGAAGATCAGGAGAGGGGCCAGTGACAAGGTCCTGAGGTTTGGGGGGCAACCGCCAGCAGGAGGTGCCCTCGCCACCCCCCAGCTGCCTCCCGAGTGGGGGGCCGGTCTCAGGAGGAGGCCCGCGCCGGCCGGGGTGGCGCCCAGCCGGTCCTGCTCTGAGCCCAGACTCTACCCCGTGCCCTTCCTGGTGCCCCTGCTGGTGGCCCGACGGGAGGCCCGTGGGGGCCCCGCGCTGGCCTTGTTCCCCTCAGAAGCGGCTGCTGTGGCGGCcgggggggaggcacagaaacaGCGCCGGTGGCTGTCCTCCGTGGAGGTCTCGGGCGGCCTGGGGCCCCACAGGCCGGCAGTGAGCAGAGGGGGCGGGCAGCGGCCCGTGTGCATCCGGGCCAGGCCCAGGCTGCCCCCCCGGGCCCCCCGCGCCAGGAGCGAGTCGGAGGGCTCCGAGCACTCTGCCGAGGGTGCCTCCCTGCCTCCGTCCGCTGCCACCGAGACCAGCGAGGACGACAGGGCCAGCGACCACACTGCCAGCTGCTTTGGGGACAAGGAGTCCAGCAGCAGTGACTCAGAAGGCGGGGCCAGGCCTGGGGCGCGTCCCCCACAGCTCCCGCGGGCCCCGGCCGCCCGCAGGCCGCCCCTGCCCCCCGTGCCCAAAGTGTGCCGGATCAAGGCCTCCAAGGCCCTGAAGAGAAAGATCCGGAGGTTCCAGCCGGCGGCACTGAGGGTCATGACCATGGTGTGA
- the DACT2 gene encoding dapper homolog 2 isoform X1, with product MWAPGGPPGPAGWDRRRVGARLRAALAGLHELQGLRDTQQARVRGALALHPPAGPARPEHPRGPRARELRLEAALAALQEQLARLRRQDVGLKPHLEQPDVRRPCGEAADSDSRPSSGFYELSDGGSCSLSASRTSVSSDRVYSLGTLLPADPTARPRSADDTTVHGAPLPTCRSQATEEGECRPRPVSTGDLERVLPSAVVPQKASTDPTSATLLCHGMGLPAHGPDPKYRRDLVSTGGREVYPYPSPLHAVALQSPLFALPRDALHADSQPPPRKPPPGPTGPSIPTRPVLEAGPAAAYIDRLLRLRARGTPARSSVGEQGPPSPQAPGGQRADGPDGLEKLVCTPGRAGAGRLAQRGDASRDRLEQQGVSTPRPSSLPKGGPKPSSGCVRGDTVLGSPLPRCGRAQVAASSQERTVLSPTRKAGGESPALAPEGCGRPPFAVSGAALLGLKAGAPRTKAVKIRRGASDKVLRFGGQPPAGGALATPQLPPEWGAGLRRRPAPAGVAPSRSCSEPRLYPVPFLVPLLVARREARGGPALALFPSEAAAVAAGGEAQKQRRWLSSVEVSGGLGPHRPAVSRGGGQRPVCIRARPRLPPRAPRARSESEGSEHSAEGASLPPSAATETSEDDRASDHTASCFGDKESSSSDSEGGARPGARPPQLPRAPAARRPPLPPVPKVCRIKASKALKRKIRRFQPAALRVMTMV from the exons ATGTGGGCGCCGGGGGGCCCGCCGGGGCCCGCGGGCTGGGACCGCCGCAGGGTGGGCGCCCGGCTGCGCGCGGCGCTCGCGGGGCTGCACGAGCTGCAGGGGCTGCGCGACACGCAGCAGGCGCGCGTGCGGGGCGCCCTGGCCCTGCACCCCCCGGCCGGGCCCGCGCGCCCCGAGCACCCCCGCGGCCCCCGCGCGCGCGAGCTGCGGCTGGAGGCGGCGCTGGCGGCGCTGCAGGAGCAGCTG GCCCGTCTAAGACGCCAGGACGTCGGCCTAAAACCCCACCTGGAGCAGCCGGACGTGCGCAGACCCTGCGGCGAGGCGGCCGACAGTGACAGCAGGCCCAGCTCAG GCTTCTACGAGCTGAGTGATGGTGGTTCCTGCTCCCTGTCGGCCTCCCGCACGTCCGTGAGCAGTGACCGCGTGTACTCCTTGGGCACTTTGCTGCCAGCTGACCCCACGGCCAGGCCCCGGTCAGCCGACGACACCACCGTGCATGGAGCCCCCCTGCCCACCTGTAGATCTCAGGCCACCGAGGAGGGGGAGTGCAGGCCCAGGCCGGTGTCTACAG GTGATCTCGAAAGAGTCCTGCCGTCTGCGGTGGTGCCCCAGAaagccagcacagaccccacatcCGCGACCCTCCTCTGCCACGGGATGGGGCTGCCAGCCCACGGGCCGGACCCCAAGTACCGGCGTGACCTGGTGTCCACGGGGGGCAGGGAGGTGTACCCGTACCCCAGCCCCCTGCACGCCGTAGCTCTGCAGAGCCCGCTCTTCGCTCTGCCCAGGGACGCCCTGCACGCCGACTCCCAGCCGCCCCCTAGGAAGCCCCCTCCCGGCCCCACAGGCCCGTCGATCCCGACAAGACCTGTCCTTGAGGCCGGCCCCGCTGCAGCCTATATAGACAGGCTACTGAGGCTGCGGGCCCGAGGGACCCCCGCGAGGAGCAGTGTGGGTGAGCAGGGGCCCCCATCCCCGCAGGCACCTGGTGGCCAGAGAGCAGACGGTCCAGACGGCCTGGAGAAGCTGGTGTGCACCCCCGGGAGAGCAGGAGCGGGCAGGCTGGCCCAGAGAGGGGACGCCAGCAGGGACCGCCTCGAGCAGCAGGGTGTGAGCACCCCGCGCCCCAGCAGCCTTCCAAAGGGGGGACCCAAGCCCTCCAGTGGCTGCGTCCGTGGGGACACCGTGCTGGGCTCCCCTCTGCCGAGGTGTGGGCGTGCCCAGGTGGCCGCCAGCAGTCAGGAGAGGACAGTCCTGTCGCCTACCAggaaggcaggaggagagagCCCCGCTCTGGCCCCCGAGGGGTGTGGCCGCCCCCCATTTGCTGTCAGCGGAGCTGCTCTCCTGGGGCTAAAAGCGGGCGCCCCCAGGACAAAGGCTGTGAAGATCAGGAGAGGGGCCAGTGACAAGGTCCTGAGGTTTGGGGGGCAACCGCCAGCAGGAGGTGCCCTCGCCACCCCCCAGCTGCCTCCCGAGTGGGGGGCCGGTCTCAGGAGGAGGCCCGCGCCGGCCGGGGTGGCGCCCAGCCGGTCCTGCTCTGAGCCCAGACTCTACCCCGTGCCCTTCCTGGTGCCCCTGCTGGTGGCCCGACGGGAGGCCCGTGGGGGCCCCGCGCTGGCCTTGTTCCCCTCAGAAGCGGCTGCTGTGGCGGCcgggggggaggcacagaaacaGCGCCGGTGGCTGTCCTCCGTGGAGGTCTCGGGCGGCCTGGGGCCCCACAGGCCGGCAGTGAGCAGAGGGGGCGGGCAGCGGCCCGTGTGCATCCGGGCCAGGCCCAGGCTGCCCCCCCGGGCCCCCCGCGCCAGGAGCGAGTCGGAGGGCTCCGAGCACTCTGCCGAGGGTGCCTCCCTGCCTCCGTCCGCTGCCACCGAGACCAGCGAGGACGACAGGGCCAGCGACCACACTGCCAGCTGCTTTGGGGACAAGGAGTCCAGCAGCAGTGACTCAGAAGGCGGGGCCAGGCCTGGGGCGCGTCCCCCACAGCTCCCGCGGGCCCCGGCCGCCCGCAGGCCGCCCCTGCCCCCCGTGCCCAAAGTGTGCCGGATCAAGGCCTCCAAGGCCCTGAAGAGAAAGATCCGGAGGTTCCAGCCGGCGGCACTGAGGGTCATGACCATGGTGTGA